A part of Lacerta agilis isolate rLacAgi1 chromosome 7, rLacAgi1.pri, whole genome shotgun sequence genomic DNA contains:
- the TUBB6 gene encoding tubulin beta-6 chain isoform X2 yields the protein MDSVRSGPFGQLFRPDNFIFGQTGAGNNWAKGHYTEGAELVDSVLDIVRKECEHCDCLQGFQLTHSLGGGTGSGMGTLLISKIREEYPDRIMNTFSVMPSPKVSDTVVEPYNATLSVHQLVENTDETYCIDNEALYDICFRTLKLTTPTYGDLNHLVSATMSGVTTSLRFPGQLNADLRKLAVNMVPFPRLHFFMPGFAPLTARGSQQYRALTVPELTQQMFDAKNMMAACDPRHGRYLTVATVFRGPMSMKEVDEQMLAIQNKNSSYFVEWIPNNVKVAVCDIAPRGLKMASTFIGNSTAIQELFKRISEQFSAMFRRKAFLHWFTGEGMDEMEFTEAESNMNDLVSEYQQYQEATANDTEEIFEDEEEEINE from the exons ATGGACAGTGTGAGGTCTGGTCCATTTGGACAACTCTTTCGGCCTGATAATTTCATCTTTG GACAAACAGGAGCTGGAAATAACTGGGCCAAAGGACATTATACGGAAGGAGCAGAGCTGGTAGATTCAGTGCTTGATATAGTAAGAAAAGAATGTGAACACTGTGATTGCTTGCAGGGATTTCAGCTCACTCATTCTCTTGGAGGAGGAACAGGTTCTGGGATGGGAACGCTACTGATCAGCAAAATTCGAGAGGAATATCCTGATCGGATAATGAATACATTCAGTGTCATGCCATCTCCTAAAGTCTCCGACACTGTTGTGGAACCATACAATGCCACTCTCTCAGTCCACCAACTGGTTGAAAATACAGACGAAACCTACTGTATCGACAATGAAGCCTTGTATGATATTTGCTTCCGCACTCTGAAGCTTACCACTCCAACATACGGAGATCTGAACCACTTGGTGTCCGCTACAATGAGCGGGGTAACGACATCATTGCGTTTTCCTGGTCAGCTAAATGCAGATCTCCGTAAACTGGCAGTGAATATGGTTCCATTCCCACGCTTACACTTCTTTATGCCAGGATTTGCTCCATTGACTGCCCGAGGGAGCCAACAATACCGGGCTCTCACAGTCCCAGAACTCACGCAACAGATGTTTGATGCCAAAAATATGATGGCAGCATGCGACCCAAGACACGGACGGTATTTGACAGTAGCTACAGTCTTCCGAGGTCCCATGTCCATGAAAGAAGTTGATGAACAGATGCTGGCCATCCAGAACAAGAACAGCAGCTACTTTGTGGAATGGATCCCAAATAATGTCAAAGTGGCAGTTTGTGATATAGCACCCCGTGGCCTCAAGATGGCCTCTACCTTCATCGGCAACAGCACAGCTATCCAAGAGCTCTTCAAAAGAATCTCAGAGCAATTCTCAGCCATGTtcaggagaaaagcttttcttcacTGGTTTACAGGAGAAGGAATGGACGAGATGGAATTCACAGAAGCAGAGAGCAACATGAATGACCTTGTGTCAGAGTATCAGCAATACCAAGAAGCTACAGCAAATGATACAGAGGAAATTTTTGAAGACGAGGAGGAAGAAATTAACGAATGA